The nucleotide sequence TTGGGATCATGGGGAGGAAATGGAGGAGATGAATGGGAAGATGGAGCACACAATGGAGTTAGAGAAATAACTCTAGTATACGGAAGCTGCATCGACTCAATCCGTGTAACATATGATAACAATGGTAAACCCTTTCTCGCTGAAAAACATGGTGGCTTTGGTGGAACGAAATCAGCTCAGGTACATACATTCTAACCAAGTCTCCAGGTACTTTATAGTTGGAAACTAATTTATGTAATTTCTTATGGATTAATTTTAGATTAAGCTGCAATTTCCTGAGGAGATCTTAGTAAGTGTTAGTGGGCACTATTGTCGTGTGGTCTATGGAGGTAATCCGGTTATTCGATCGCTCACTTTCAAGACCAACAAAAGA is from Helianthus annuus cultivar XRQ/B chromosome 9, HanXRQr2.0-SUNRISE, whole genome shotgun sequence and encodes:
- the LOC110880141 gene encoding jacalin-related lectin 19 produces the protein MDKSKQLGSWGGNGGDEWEDGAHNGVREITLVYGSCIDSIRVTYDNNGKPFLAEKHGGFGGTKSAQIKLQFPEEILVSVSGHYCRVVYGGNPVIRSLTFKTNKRTLGPFGVEEGTPFNFSTNGGRIVGFYGRSGWFLDSLGFYLSRPKPSLGQRVWAMFKRF